In a genomic window of Brettanomyces nanus chromosome 1, complete sequence:
- the VAS1 gene encoding valine--tRNA ligase (BUSCO:EOG09340AGD): MSNKVSSASSESAAGETQSAVNAGTVAASNAATINDSGLSPEEKAAKEAKKKAKEAKKAAKLAKFLAKKAKGDQFSMNQAKNNAAKKKKQDKKVEHPKFVDKTISGEKKIQVSLQDPSFSSYDPQAVESSWYDWWVEQGFFEPEFTKDGKVKPEGLFVIPAPPPNVTGALHIGHALTVSIQDTLIRWNRMLGKTVLYIPGFDHAGIATQSVVEKNIWAHERKTRHDFGREVFVEKVWQWKEKFHAKIKSQFQAMGASYDWNREAFTLDDPRSKAVTEAFVRLFDEGIIYRDLRLINWSVKLQTAISNLEVDNKTVSGHTMVSVPDYDEKVEFGVLTYFAYPVVGSDERLIVATTRPETIFGDTGVAVHPDDPRYKHLQGKFVQCPFSDRQIPIVTDSEAVDMEFGTGAVKITPGHDYNDYNTGKRNHLEFINILTDGGLLNENCGKYAGVKRFDARKIVIEELKKKGLLIRQEGHEMTLPFCSRSGDVVEPYLKPQWWVSQKDMAKEAIRAVKEKRISIQPLSSEHEYYHWLETIQDWCISRQLWWGHRCPAYFVHIKGEDNDRNDGKYWVAGHDLEEAQERADAKFAGIDFVLEQDEDVLDTWFSAGLWPLSTLGWPEKTKDLEIFHPMSMLETGWDILFFWVTRMILMGLKLTGDVPFKEVFCHSLVRDSQGRKMSKSLGNVIDPYDVIHGISLEDLHQQLYKGNLDSKEIEKAKEGQTISYPDGIPQCGTDALRFALCAYTTGGRDINLDILRVAGYRKFCNKIFQATKFVMMRLGDDYQPPATASLSGKESLVEQWILHKMNKCAEKLNVHLENREFYEATQSIYNFWLYELCDIYIENSKYLILEGTEEQKKSARDTLYTCIDSALRMIHPFMPFITEEMWQRLPKRSTETAVTIVKARYPQYRAEFDNAKGVAAYDLILDIIKSARSLLSQYNITKNAKIYIETEKADYNSIAEEQREAIGSLIKAVSEVTVVSSAADVPKGCVLDAASPDCNVHLMVKGAIDIDVEIGKVHKKLSKTEGALKNLTKVMNAEDYQVKASDEAKEKNRNTAATAKADIESYEATIANLEKLKL, translated from the coding sequence ATGAGCAATAAGGTGAGTTCGGCAAGCAGTGAATCTGCAGCCGGTGAGACACAATCTGCAGTGAATGCAGGTACTGTGGCCGCTAGCAATGCAGCTACAATCAATGATAGTGGACTTAGCCCTGAAGAAAAAGCCGCTAAAGAGGCTAAAAAGaaggccaaagaagccaaaaagGCTGCCAAATTAGCCAAATTTTTGGCTAAAAAGGCCAAGGGAGATCAATTCTCCATGAATCAGGCAAAGAACAATgctgccaagaagaagaaacaagacAAGAAGGTTGAACATCCAAAGTTCGTCGATAAGACGATTTctggtgaaaagaagatccaagTTAGTCTCCAGGACCCCTCATTTTCGTCCTATGATCCTCAGGCTGTCGAGTCGTCTTGGTATGATTGGTGGGTTGAACAGGGATTCTTTGAACCCGAGTTTACCAAGGATGGTAAGGTTAAACCAGAGGGATTATTTGTTATTCCTGCACCACCTCCTAATGTCACTGGAGCATTACATATTGGTCATGCTTTGACTGTGTCTATTCAAGATACTTTAATTCGTTGGAACAGAATGCTTGGAAAGACTGTTCTTTACATACCCGGATTTGACCATGCCGGTATTGCCACGCAATCtgttgttgaaaagaacattTGGGCACACGAAAGGAAGACCAGACACGATTTCGGACGTGAAGTGTTCGTCGAGAAGGTGTGGcaatggaaagagaagtttcATGCCAAGATCAAGTCGCAATTCCAGGCAATGGGTGCCTCATATGACTGGAATCGTGAGGCATTTACTCTAGACGATCCTAGATCTAAGGCTGTTACAGAGGCCTTCGTCAGATTGTTCGACGAAGGTATTATCTATAGAGATCTTCGATTGATCAATTGGTCTGTCAAATTGCAGACTGCTATTTCCAACTTGGAGGTCGACAACAAGACTGTTAGTGGACACACCATGGTTTCCGTTCCTGATTACGATGAGAAGGTGGAGTTTGGTGTTCTTACCTACTTTGCATATCCTGTCGTTGGCTCTGACGAGCGTTTGATTGTGGCAACCACTCGTCCGGAAACTATCTTTGGTGATACTGGTGTTGCTGTTCACCCAGATGATCCAAGGTACAAACATTTACAGGGCAAGTTTGTGCAGTGTCCGTTTTCGGACAGGCAGATTCCTATCGTTACAGATTCCGAGGCTGTTGATATGGAGTTTGGTACTGGTGCCGTTAAGATCACACCGGGTCACGACTACAACGATTACAATACTGGAAAGCGTAACCACTTAGAGttcatcaatatccttACCGATGGTGGCTTGCTTAATGAGAACTGTGGAAAATACGCCGGTGTTAAGAGATTCGATGCCAGGAAGATTGTCATTGAGGaattaaagaagaagggatTACTTATTCGTCAAGAAGGCCATGAGATGACTCTCCCATTCTGTTCAAGATCCGGTGATGTTGTTGAACCTTATTTGAAGCCTCAATGGTGGGTTTCTCAGAAAGATATGGCTAAAGAGGCTATTCGGGCTGTCaaggagaaaagaatatcGATTCAGCCTCTTTCTTCCGAGCATGAATATTACCATTGGTTGGAGACCATCCAGGATTGGTGTATATCACGTCAACTTTGGTGGGGACATCGTTGTCCTGCCTACTTTGTGCACATTAAAGGTGAGGATAATGATAGAAATGATGGTAAATACTGGGTTGCTGGAcatgatttggaagaggctcAAGAGAGAGCTGATGCCAAGTTTGCTGGCATAGATTTTGTTTTAGAACAAGACGAGGATGTTTTAGATACTTGGTTCTCCGCTGGTTTATGGCCTTTGTCCACTCTTGGATGGCCTGAGAAGACCAAGGACCTTGAAATCTTTCATCCAATGTCAATGCTTGAGACTGGTTGGGATATCTTATTCTTTTGGGTTACTAGAATGATCTTGATGGGCTTGAAGTTGACTGGAGATGTTCCGTTCAAGGAAGTGTTCTGCCATTCTTTGGTTAGAGACTCTCAGGGAAGAAAGATGTCGAAGTCTTTGGGTAACGTCATTGATCCTTATGATGTCATTCATGGTATTTCGTTAGAGGACTTGCATCAGCAGTTGTACAAGGGTAATTTGGActcaaaagagattgagaagGCTAAAGAGGGCCAGACAATCTCTTATCCAGATGGTATTCCTCAATGTGGTACTGATGCTCTTAGATTTGCTCTTTGTGCTTATACTACTGGTGGTAGGGATATAAATTTGGATATCTTGCGTGTTGCCGGTTACAGAAAGTTCTGTAATAAGATTTTTCAAGCTACTAAGTTTGTTATGATGAGATTGGGTGACGATTATCAGCCTCCGGCCACTGCGTCATTGTCTGGTAAGGAGAGTCTTGTGGAACAGTGGATTCTCCACAAGATGAACAAGTGTGCAGAAAAGCTTAATGTTCATTTAGAGAATAGAGAGTTCTATGAGGCTACTCAATCCATTTACAACTTTTGGTTGTACGAATTGTGTGACATTTACATTGAGAACTCCAAGTACCTCATATTGGAAGGTACCGaggaacagaagaaatctGCCAGAGACACTTTATACACGTGTATCGATAGTGCTTTGAGGATGATACATCCATTTATGCCATTCATCACCGAGGAGATGTGGCAGAGGTTGCCTAAGCGTTCCACTGAGACTGCTGTCACAATCGTTAAGGCAAGATACCCACAATACCGGGCTGAGTTTGACAACGCCAAAGGAGTTGCTGCCTATGACTTGATTCTGGACATTATCAAATCTGCCAGGTCTTTGCTTTCCCAGTATAATATTACAAAGAATGCCAAGATCTACATTGAAACCGAGAAGGCTGACTACAACTCTATTGCCGAGGAGCAGAGAGAGGCTATTGGCTCTTTGATCAAGGCTGTTTCCGAAGTCACAGTTGTGTCTTCCGCCGCTGATGTTCCTAAGGGATGTGTTCTAGATGCGGCCTCTCCTGACTGTAACGTTCATTTGATGGTCAAAGGTGCCATTGATATTGATGTGGAGATTGGAAAAGTACACAAGAAGTTGTCAAAGACTGAAGGTGCTCTGAAGAACTTGACTAAAGTGATGAACGCAGAAGATTACCAGGTTAAGGCCTCTGATGAAgccaaagagaagaacagaaacaCTGCTGCGACTGCCAAGGCCGATATCGAGAGTTATGAAGCCACAATCGCCAACTTAGAGAAGCTAAAGTTGTAA
- a CDS encoding uncharacterized protein (BUSCO:EOG093446JD): MSFQTEIGLLDQVDGSSTFEFATTKVITSVAGPLEITRMKNEKPTEAFLDISIKPATDVSSTRESFLVTKLAKVLQKTIDMDKYARREIQIMVQLLSPGESEEYTVKELTAIVNSVYLSLLNGGISLRTSFWATCCVIDGNGEILMRPTNKQLRQSVSHHIAVFSIKDGKSDALIFSDSKGSFSENELLKVLDRCCDDIDSFNSKVKKVVLDRVKRDYIWS, from the coding sequence ATGTCATTTCAAACTGAAATCGGATTGCTTGATCAAGTAGATGGTTCATCTACCTTTGAATTTGCCACAACTAAGGTGATTACGTCGGTGGCCGGACCGTTGGAGATTACACGAATGAAAAACGAAAAGCCTACAGAGgcatttcttgatatcAGTATAAAGCCAGCAACGGATGTCTCGTCCACAAGAGAGTCATTTTTAGTAACGAAATTGGCCAAAGTTCTTCAGAAGACCATTGATATGGATAAATATGCTCGTCGAGAGATTCAGATTATGGTTCAATTACTGAGCCCAGGTGAAAGTGAGGAATATACAGTTAAGGAACTTACAGCTATAGTGAATTCGgtttatctttctttgctaaACGGCGGAATTTCGCTTAGGACATCTTTTTGGGCTACTTGCTGTGTGATAGACGGCAATGGTGAAATATTAATGAGACCTACAAATAAGCAACTCAGACAATCCGTGTCGCACCACATAGCTGTTTTCAGCATCAAGGATGGAAAAAGCGATGCTCTTATATTTAGCGATTCCAAAGGGTCTTTCAGCGAAAATGAGcttttgaaggttcttGATAGATGCTGTGATGATATAGATAGCTTCAACAGTAAAGTGAAAAAGGTGGTATTAGATAGAGTGAAAAGGGACTATATATGGAGCTAA
- a CDS encoding uncharacterized protein (BUSCO:EOG09343MOG), producing the protein MSLANLLTDSEDEHGDVEMVDNEKATSVDASHDVSYLITEGSLTHIESIKPYCHVLPKLRSFLSKLRQDDDDGFLTDASSLLEQIKEEIAALYTLIKINYKPVWPDLDGLIKNPVSFSRVIITFGDDVSQILGDSDKLTEFLEKDEILGLTMSSSVMKKANLVVLDKHHIDLVIEACELLVELDSDRCKIQQDISIKAHKIAPNVTAIVGSTVCSQLLAQHGLEELCKTPACNLASLGVNNSSSVHDKSGMVRNRGYLYGSELVQSVPEHLKRSAMRQVAAKVALASRVDFSGSDNDEFGRKWHDEIASKLEKLKAPPESMRVKPLAKPVDRKSTKRGGRRFRKQKQKMKMSEIEKARNRMTFAQKEEVAMDEFGEEIGLGMVGKFSHGGSYRALAASDDHNPRLTKDMKKRLENFKHTDSNRSMLTRLLENSESTGSAKRKLSDDEASIKRIRRS; encoded by the coding sequence ATGAGTTTAGCTAATCTACTTACAGATAGCGAGGATGAGCATGGTGATGTGGAAATGGTAGATAACGAAAAAGCGACGTCGGTGGATGCATCTCATGACGTTAGTTATCTCATTACGGAAGGCTCTCTCACGCATATAGAGTCTATAAAACCATATTGTCATGTCCTCCCCAAATTAAGAAGTTTTTTATCAAAACTTCGGcaggatgatgatgacggGTTTCTTACAGATGCCAGTAGTTTATTGGAGcaaatcaaagaagaaatagcaGCATTATATACGTTGATCAAGATCAACTATAAGCCTGTGTGGCCAGATTTGGATGGATTGATAAAGAATCCAGTGAGCTTTTCACGAGTCATAATAACTTTTGGAGATGATGTTAGTCAGATATTGGGGGATTCAGACAAATTGACAGAATTTCTagagaaagatgagatCCTAGGACTTACtatgtcttcttctgtgatgaagaaagcCAATCTGGTTGTATTAGACAAGCATCATATCGATCTTGTGATAGAAGCATGCGAGTTATTGGTTGAGTTAGACTCTGATAGATGCAAAATCCAGCAGGACATCTCTATAAAGGCTCATAAAATAGCTCCTAACGTTACTGCTATAGTGGGGTCTACTGTATGTTCACAGTTATTGGCACAGCAtggacttgaagaactaTGCAAGACACCTGCGTGTAATTTGGCATCTTTGGGAGTGAataactcttcttctgtacACGATAAGTCTGGGATGGTGCGAAATAGAGGTTACTTATATGGAAGTGAACTTGTTCAATCTGTTCCAGAACACCTTAAAAGGAGTGCCATGCGTCAGGTGGCGGCCAAAGTGGCATTAGCTTCCCGAGTCGACTTTTCGGGCAGTGACAATGATGAATTTGGGAGGAAATGGCATGACGAAATCGCTTCgaagttggagaagttgaaagcCCCACCAGAGAGTATGCGTGTCAAACCATTAGCCAAACCTGTCGATCGCAAATCAACTAAAAGAGGAGGACGTAGGTTCCgaaaacagaaacagaagatgaaaatgtCTGAAATCGAAAAGGCTCGCAATAGAATGACATTTgcacagaaagaagaagttgccATGGATGAGTTTGGTGAAGAGATAGGACTTGGAATGGTCGGAAAATTCTCCCATGGCGGTTCTTATAGGGCTCTTGCTGCTTCAGACGATCACAATCCTCGATTAACTaaggatatgaagaaaagattggaGAATTTCAAACATACTGACTCTAATCGTTCTATGTTGACGAGATTATTAGAGAACAGTGAATCTACAGGTAGTGCAAAACGGAAATTAAGTGACGATGAGGCTTCaataaagagaataagACGTAGCTAG